The Myotis daubentonii chromosome 19, mMyoDau2.1, whole genome shotgun sequence genome window below encodes:
- the CMKLR1 gene encoding chemerin-like receptor 1, which produces MEGEDYNNSYDYHYDYEYPEDPEAILILEEFPPPEGGVIRIFLVVVYSVICCLGILGNGLVIFIATFKVKKTVNTIWFVNLAIADFLFNLFLPFHIAYVAADYHWVFGTALCKVSNFLLNHNMHTSVFLLMAISFDRCIAVLLPVWSQNHRSIRLVYVACVVIWVLASLLSFPSLVFRDTVLVHGKIACFSNFSLGEANSSLGRARLHPGSVGFRWHLAVSVMRFLCGFLIPVLIITACYVTIVCKLRRNRLAKTKKPFKIILTIIITFFLCWCPYQTLYLLELHHTSVPASVFTLGLPLATVLAIANSCMNPILYAFMGQDFKKFRVNFFSRLASALSEDTGQYPDPSHRNSTRMSSINERSSKNEKETNML; this is translated from the coding sequence ATGGAGGGGGAGGATTACAACAACTCCTACGATTACCACTACGATTACGAGTACCCTGAGGATCCTGAAGCCATCCTGATTTTGGAGGAGTTTCCACCCCCGGAAGGCGGGGTGATCAGGATCTTCCTGGTGGTGGTCTACAGCGTCATCTGCTGCCTGGGCATCCTGGGCAATGGCTTGGTGATCTTCATCGCCACCTTCAAGGTGAAGAAGACGGTGAACACCATCTGGTTCGTCAACCTGGCCATCGCCGATTTCCTGTTCaacctcttcctccccttccacaTCGCCTATGTGGCCGCGGACTACCACTGGGTGTTCGGGACCGCCCTGTGCAAGGTCAGCAACTTCCTGCTCAACCACAACATGCACACCAGCGTCTTCCTGCTGATGGCCATCAGCTTCGATCGCTGCATCGCGGTGCTCCTCCCCGTCTGGTCCCAGAACCACCGCAGCATACGGCTGGTCTACGTGGCCTGCGTGGTCATCTGGGTCCTGGCTTCCCTCCTGAGCTTCCCTTCCCTCGTGTTCCGGGACACGGTCCTCGTGCACGGGAAGATAGCGTGCTTCAGCAACTTCAGCCTGGGAGAGGCCAACTCTTCCCTGGGGCGCGCTCGCCTCCATCCGGGCTCCGTGGGGTTCCGCTGGCACCTGGCGGTGAGCGTCATGCGCTTCCTCTGTGGCTTTCTGATCCCGGTCCTCATCATCACGGCCTGCTACGTCACCATCGTCTGCAAGCTCCGGCGCAACCGCCTGGCCAAGACCAAGAAGCCCTTCAAGATCATCCTGACCATCATCATCACCTTCTTCCTCTGCTGGTGCCCCTACCAAACCCTCTACCTCCTGGAGCTCCACCACACCTCCGTGCCTGCCTCCGTCTTCACCTTGGGCTTGCCCCTGGCCACGGTCCTCGCCATTGCCAACAGCTGCATGAACCCCATCCTGTATGCCTTCATGGGTCAGGACTTCAAGAAGTTCAGGGTAAACTTCTTCTCCCGCCTGGCCAGCGCTCTGAGTGAGGACACGGGCCAGTACCCCGACCCCAGCCACAGGAACTCGACCAGGATGTCGTCCATCAACGAGAGATCCTCGAAGAACGAGAAGGAGACCAACATGTTGTGA